The Capsicum annuum cultivar UCD-10X-F1 unplaced genomic scaffold, UCD10Xv1.1 ctg57844, whole genome shotgun sequence genome includes a window with the following:
- the LOC124893343 gene encoding uncharacterized protein LOC124893343 — protein sequence MKKEYEWKKQVVWDARGSPKLNHLAFDDDMIIFCKTEMRTLQIVSSTLEGYEAVPGQKINKGKSALNIHKGVSNGTMVMAEVTTGILRGEFPFNYLGCPIFYMREKKDFFQQLMNKIANKLQGWKRKLLSYGGKAVLIQHVLQSIPIHSLSVMNPPLNVLNTLQKALAQFFWSSRIGEKGRHWVRWQE from the coding sequence GTTGTTTGGGATGCAAGGGGAAGTCCAAAGCTGAATCACTTAGCTTTTGATGATGATATGATCATCTTCTGTAAAACTGAAATGAGAACATTACAGATAGTATCCTCAACATTGGAAGGATATGAAGCTGTACCAGGCCAGAAAATCAACAAAGGAAAGAGTGCATTAAACATTCATAAAGGAGTGTCAAATGGAACTATGGTGATGGCAGAAGTAACTACAGGTATACTAAGAGGAGAATTTCCTTTTAATTATCTGGGTTGTCCAATTTTCTACATGAGAGAGAAGAAAGATTTCTTTCAGCAATTGATGAATAAGATAGCAAATAAATTGCAAGGTTGGAAAAGGAAATTGTTATCTTATGGTGGGAAAGCAGTGTTGATCCAACATGTACTGCAAAGCATACCAATTCATTCCCTTTCAGTAATGAATCCGCCTCTTAATGTGCTGAACACTTTACAAAAGGCTCTAGCTCAGTTTTTCTGGAGCAGCAGAATAGGTGAAAAAGGTAGACATTGGGTGAGATGGCAGGAG